The following are from one region of the Thermoproteus uzoniensis 768-20 genome:
- a CDS encoding mechanosensitive ion channel family protein: MSPLYVALHALIAVLIAAVGYLVGRLVRWALARGLARVGFDDWFKRFNIGRAILRSGYAAGEFFGSVAAWLIYLTFVLLAAAYLAYSLGYPAWGDALIGVVNVYVYGFVKFFIIAIVGFILVDGFVEYVYRGAILKEDSRLLAPVAEYVRVVLYLVVITFALQQGGIDVSTLSQMLIPITWGLVAAMVAVAVLQAVRR; this comes from the coding sequence ATGTCGCCGCTATACGTCGCCCTCCACGCCCTCATCGCCGTCCTCATCGCGGCTGTGGGGTACCTCGTGGGGAGGCTCGTGCGCTGGGCGTTGGCCAGAGGCCTGGCCAGAGTCGGCTTCGACGACTGGTTCAAGCGGTTCAACATCGGCCGGGCTATTCTGAGGTCGGGCTACGCCGCCGGCGAGTTCTTCGGCTCTGTCGCGGCGTGGCTGATCTACCTCACCTTCGTCCTCCTGGCGGCGGCCTACCTCGCCTACTCTCTGGGCTACCCCGCCTGGGGCGACGCCCTTATCGGCGTCGTCAACGTCTACGTCTACGGCTTCGTGAAGTTCTTCATAATCGCCATAGTGGGCTTTATCCTGGTCGACGGCTTCGTGGAGTACGTCTACCGCGGCGCCATACTCAAGGAGGACTCCCGGCTCCTGGCGCCGGTCGCCGAGTACGTGCGGGTGGTGCTCTACCTCGTGGTGATAACCTTCGCCCTACAGCAAGGCGGGATAGACGTCTCGACCTTAAGCCAGATGCTCATACCCATCACCTGGGGCCTCGTGGCGGCCATGGTGGCCGTGGCCGTCCTCCAGGCAGTGCGCAGATGA
- the coaBC gene encoding bifunctional phosphopantothenoylcysteine decarboxylase/phosphopantothenate--cysteine ligase CoaBC — MAEVEPIRYSYSHLLDGKSVVLTVTSGISLYRSIDLARLLIRHGADVTAVLSDKAARLVSPELFRWATGRRPVSRLTGRAEHVSVCARADLLVVAPATANTVAKAALGIADDVASTCIHAALGAGARSVFVPTMNLAMWRNPALQEALSRLRSWGALVVEPKIEEGKAKYPEVEEVAESVIDASAPRDMSGLRVLVTAGPTHEHIDDIKYISTPSSGLTGIYFAREAAARGAEVTLVAGPGVKAPPNVKAVPVVSVLDMYRAVAELAPSQDLMVFAAAPLDFYVAEKASGKISSDVAEYTVRLLRAPKIAAEARRLNPKAYIVGFKAEYGVSEEELLKRARARMEEGGWDLVLAHDVSGLGFGTLKDQYIAIYSDGRVERLGPAHKRELARAVLDRAVKALGR; from the coding sequence GTGGCTGAGGTAGAGCCGATTAGATACTCCTACTCACATCTCCTAGACGGCAAATCCGTCGTCTTAACAGTTACCTCGGGGATATCGCTATATAGGTCTATAGACCTCGCCCGGCTCTTGATTAGGCACGGGGCCGACGTCACCGCCGTCTTGTCGGATAAGGCGGCGCGCCTCGTCAGCCCCGAGCTGTTTAGGTGGGCCACGGGGAGGAGGCCTGTCTCCAGGCTGACGGGGAGGGCCGAGCACGTCTCTGTCTGCGCGAGGGCCGACCTGCTGGTTGTCGCCCCCGCGACTGCCAACACAGTGGCCAAGGCCGCTCTGGGCATAGCCGACGACGTGGCGTCCACGTGCATACACGCGGCTCTGGGGGCCGGGGCCCGGTCGGTGTTTGTGCCGACGATGAACCTAGCCATGTGGCGCAACCCGGCCCTCCAGGAGGCTCTCTCCAGGCTGAGGTCTTGGGGGGCGTTGGTGGTGGAGCCTAAGATCGAGGAGGGGAAGGCGAAGTACCCCGAGGTGGAGGAGGTGGCCGAGTCCGTGATAGACGCGTCGGCGCCCCGCGACATGTCGGGGCTGAGGGTCCTCGTGACGGCGGGGCCCACCCACGAGCACATCGACGACATAAAATACATATCTACGCCGAGCTCCGGCCTTACGGGTATATACTTTGCCCGGGAGGCGGCGGCCAGAGGGGCCGAGGTGACGCTGGTGGCGGGCCCCGGCGTCAAGGCGCCTCCGAACGTCAAGGCCGTGCCCGTGGTGTCGGTCCTCGACATGTATAGGGCGGTGGCCGAGCTGGCGCCCTCGCAAGACCTCATGGTCTTCGCGGCGGCTCCTCTGGACTTCTACGTGGCGGAGAAGGCGTCGGGGAAGATCAGTAGCGACGTGGCCGAGTACACCGTGAGGCTCCTCAGGGCGCCGAAAATAGCGGCTGAGGCCAGGAGGCTGAACCCCAAGGCCTATATCGTGGGCTTCAAGGCGGAGTACGGCGTGTCGGAGGAGGAGCTCCTGAAAAGGGCCAGGGCGAGGATGGAGGAGGGCGGCTGGGACCTCGTCCTCGCCCACGACGTCTCGGGGCTGGGCTTCGGCACGCTTAAGGACCAATACATAGCGATATATAGCGACGGGAGGGTCGAGAGGCTGGGGCCCGCCCACAAGAGGGAGCTCGCGCGGGCTGTCCTAGACAGAGCCGTCAAGGCGCTTGGGCGATGA
- a CDS encoding DUF488 domain-containing protein, producing the protein MIKVKRVYDPPEPGDGLRVLVDRLWPRGVRRDAVDIWMREVAPSDELRRWFSHDPAKWEEFKARYWRELDENPKVEELLRLAERGDVTLLYAARSPYNNAVALKEYLERRLAERRG; encoded by the coding sequence GTGATTAAAGTCAAGAGGGTCTACGATCCCCCCGAGCCTGGGGACGGGCTCCGGGTTTTGGTCGACAGGCTGTGGCCTAGAGGCGTGAGGAGGGATGCGGTCGATATATGGATGAGGGAGGTCGCGCCGAGCGACGAGCTGAGGAGGTGGTTCTCCCACGACCCGGCGAAGTGGGAGGAGTTCAAGGCCAGATACTGGCGCGAGCTCGACGAGAACCCCAAGGTCGAGGAGCTGTTGAGGCTGGCCGAGCGGGGCGACGTGACGCTCCTATATGCGGCGAGGAGCCCCTACAACAACGCCGTGGCCCTCAAGGAGTACCTCGAGCGGCGGCTGGCCGAACGGCGCGGTTAG
- a CDS encoding elongation factor EF-2, with product MSSVVRIVEKQLDEILAIARNPAQIRNAGTLAHVDHGKTTTSDSLLMGAGLLSPKVAGKALAMDYVEIEQLRQMTVKAANISLYFEYGGKPYLINFVDTPGHVDFTGHVTRSLRVMDGGLVVVDAVEGVMTQTETVVRQALEEYVRPVLFINKIDRLIKELRLSPQEIMQRILTIVKEFNSLIDMFAPPEFKDAWKVDPGKGQVALGSALHKWGITIPMAQKTGLKFSNIVDAYEKGYVDKLAADYPLYKTLLSMIIEHIPPPNVAQKYRIPRLWRGDLNSDVGKALLEADPNGPTVIAVSKVNVDPHAGLITTGRVFSGTIREGDEVYIIGAKSKRKVLQTYIYMGPSRIVVPYMPAGNIVALLGTDDARAGDTIVAANFSSIPPFERMKYISEPVVTVAIEPKNPADLARLVEALKEQVIEDPTLEVKIDQETGQILLSGVGTLHLEIATWMLKERTKIDFTVSQPLIRFREAVRARSDVFEGKSPNKHNRLYFYVEPLDDATIELIATREITEEMDPRDRAKILREKAGWDTDEARGIWAIDDRYFNVLVDKTSGIQYLREIRDYIVQGFRWTTEAGPLAQEPIRGLKVVLTDAVVHEDPAHRGPAQIMPATKNAIFAAILSAKPTLLEPLLKLDIKVHPDYIGAITSVLNKHRGKILDMTQEEYMAMIRAELPVLESFTISDELRAAAAGKVFWSMQFSRWSPVPEAMLADLVKQIRKRKGLKEEIPKPTDFIEAF from the coding sequence ATGTCCAGCGTCGTCAGGATAGTCGAGAAGCAGCTGGATGAGATCTTGGCCATAGCTAGGAACCCCGCCCAGATACGGAACGCCGGCACTCTCGCCCACGTGGACCACGGCAAGACGACCACGTCGGACTCGCTCCTCATGGGCGCCGGCCTCCTCTCGCCTAAGGTGGCGGGCAAGGCCCTCGCCATGGACTACGTCGAGATAGAGCAACTGAGGCAGATGACCGTCAAGGCGGCCAACATATCGCTGTACTTCGAATACGGCGGCAAGCCGTATCTCATAAACTTCGTCGACACGCCGGGCCACGTCGACTTCACGGGACACGTCACGCGATCCCTCAGAGTCATGGACGGAGGCCTCGTCGTCGTCGACGCCGTGGAGGGCGTCATGACGCAGACCGAGACGGTGGTCAGGCAGGCGTTGGAGGAGTACGTGAGGCCCGTCCTCTTCATCAACAAGATAGACCGCTTGATAAAGGAGCTGAGGCTCTCGCCGCAGGAGATCATGCAGAGGATACTGACTATAGTGAAGGAGTTCAACTCCCTCATAGACATGTTCGCCCCGCCCGAGTTCAAGGACGCCTGGAAGGTGGATCCGGGCAAGGGCCAGGTAGCCCTCGGCTCGGCCCTACACAAGTGGGGCATAACTATACCCATGGCCCAGAAGACAGGCCTCAAGTTCAGCAATATAGTCGACGCCTACGAGAAGGGCTACGTGGACAAGCTGGCCGCCGACTACCCGCTCTACAAGACCCTCCTGTCGATGATAATCGAACACATCCCGCCGCCCAACGTGGCCCAGAAGTACAGAATACCGAGGCTCTGGAGAGGCGACCTCAACAGCGATGTCGGCAAGGCCCTCCTCGAGGCTGACCCCAACGGGCCCACGGTCATTGCGGTAAGCAAGGTCAACGTGGACCCGCACGCCGGCCTCATCACGACCGGCCGCGTCTTCTCGGGGACTATAAGGGAGGGCGACGAGGTCTACATAATCGGCGCCAAGTCCAAGAGGAAGGTCCTCCAGACCTATATCTACATGGGCCCGTCCCGCATAGTGGTGCCCTACATGCCGGCCGGCAACATAGTGGCGCTGCTCGGCACGGACGACGCGAGGGCCGGCGACACTATCGTGGCGGCCAACTTTAGCAGCATACCGCCGTTCGAGCGCATGAAGTACATATCGGAGCCGGTGGTCACCGTGGCGATAGAGCCCAAGAACCCCGCCGACCTGGCCAGGCTGGTGGAGGCCCTCAAGGAACAGGTCATCGAGGACCCGACCCTCGAGGTCAAGATAGACCAGGAGACCGGCCAAATACTGCTGTCGGGCGTCGGCACGCTCCACCTGGAGATAGCCACGTGGATGCTCAAGGAGAGGACCAAGATAGACTTCACCGTGTCCCAGCCGTTGATAAGGTTCCGCGAGGCCGTTAGGGCCAGATCCGACGTGTTCGAGGGCAAGTCCCCCAACAAGCACAACCGCCTCTACTTCTACGTGGAGCCTCTCGACGACGCGACGATAGAGCTCATAGCGACGCGGGAGATAACCGAGGAGATGGACCCGAGAGACCGCGCCAAGATATTGAGGGAGAAGGCCGGGTGGGACACAGACGAGGCGAGGGGCATCTGGGCCATAGACGACCGCTACTTCAACGTCCTCGTCGACAAGACCTCCGGCATTCAGTACCTCCGCGAGATTAGGGACTACATAGTGCAGGGATTCCGCTGGACCACCGAGGCGGGCCCGCTGGCCCAGGAGCCGATAAGAGGGCTCAAAGTCGTGTTGACAGACGCCGTAGTCCACGAGGACCCGGCCCACCGCGGCCCCGCCCAGATAATGCCCGCCACCAAGAACGCCATATTCGCCGCCATCCTGTCGGCGAAGCCGACGCTCCTGGAGCCCCTCTTGAAGCTCGACATCAAGGTGCACCCGGACTACATAGGCGCCATCACGTCGGTCCTCAACAAGCATAGGGGCAAGATACTGGACATGACCCAGGAGGAGTACATGGCCATGATAAGGGCCGAGCTGCCGGTCCTTGAGTCCTTCACCATAAGCGACGAGCTACGCGCCGCCGCCGCCGGCAAGGTCTTCTGGTCCATGCAGTTCTCCAGATGGTCGCCGGTGCCCGAGGCGATGCTGGCGGATCTCGTGAAGCAAATACGCAAGAGGAAGGGCCTCAAGGAGGAGATACCGAAGCCCACCGACTTCATAGAGGCCTTCTAG
- the lysX gene encoding lysine biosynthesis protein LysX encodes MDFVYDLLRLDERLLLDALKRRNASVRLVDAENLAAPDGLGLVGLIRVAGRSKVLPLAHTYEAAGGVSINSAQSLYISHDKYLTYLALRRAGVPTPRTALAFGLEPALKAAEALGYPVIVKPLDGSWGRLVSLAKSPDDLASIVAHKRHLESSMQEFLVQEYVEKPGRDIRVTVVAGRAVAAIYRYSSSDWRTNTARGGKAEPVEIDGELEEISVKAAEAVGAMYAGIDVVESRDGYKVLEVNGVPEFKNVQRVTGVDVAGAIAEAVLEVARR; translated from the coding sequence ATCGACTTCGTCTACGACTTGCTGAGGCTCGACGAGCGGTTGCTGTTAGACGCGCTCAAGAGGCGCAACGCCTCCGTGAGGCTCGTAGACGCCGAGAACCTCGCCGCGCCTGACGGGCTGGGCCTCGTGGGCCTTATAAGAGTCGCGGGGAGGTCCAAGGTCCTCCCGCTGGCCCACACCTACGAGGCGGCCGGCGGCGTGTCTATAAACTCGGCCCAGTCGCTATATATATCCCACGACAAGTACCTGACCTATCTGGCCTTGAGGCGCGCCGGCGTCCCCACGCCCAGGACGGCGCTGGCGTTCGGCCTAGAGCCCGCCCTCAAGGCGGCCGAGGCCCTCGGCTACCCCGTCATAGTGAAGCCTCTGGACGGCTCTTGGGGGAGGCTCGTCAGCCTCGCCAAGTCGCCCGACGACCTCGCGTCGATAGTCGCCCACAAGAGGCACCTCGAGTCCTCGATGCAGGAGTTCTTGGTCCAGGAATACGTGGAGAAGCCGGGGAGGGACATAAGGGTGACCGTGGTGGCTGGGAGGGCCGTCGCGGCGATATACAGATACTCCTCGTCGGACTGGCGCACAAACACGGCCAGGGGCGGCAAGGCGGAGCCCGTCGAGATAGACGGCGAGCTTGAGGAGATCTCGGTCAAAGCCGCGGAGGCCGTCGGCGCGATGTACGCGGGGATCGACGTCGTCGAGTCGAGGGACGGCTACAAGGTGCTTGAGGTCAACGGCGTGCCCGAGTTCAAGA
- a CDS encoding glycosyltransferase family 4 protein codes for MNVFVVAPQTSSYRGPELTAARLAKWAARLGHKAWLVAGAFHDWEPVVPERDLARSLSGYVAFERDPKAGVPSLRILSSRSAIPARRIAARDFFSALRRMDEELGVDVLLVHSTFWNGPEEAARWARWKRDLASIGEEVRPTSFLYMPHYRPPEPGLSPVERTLRMAWNATALPQILQAAGRVLCVSPPECDELASMGAGGEKIVHFKGLLDDDVAGAIDRASPDLVRDRLKIREDLVVSYLGPLEPRKNPLAVLQIAKRLAGRGIAFVIAGAGEEAERLRREARGLPNVYLAGLLSEEEKASLVRASLANVILSRSEGLGIAQLEFMYGGVPVVTSASYGQRWLVRDGVDGVHVSGPDDVEGAARAIEALARDDSLRESLGRNARERAREFLMSRGVAELLEAARP; via the coding sequence ATGAACGTCTTCGTCGTGGCGCCGCAGACCTCCAGCTATAGGGGGCCGGAGCTCACGGCGGCCCGTCTGGCCAAATGGGCGGCGCGGCTGGGCCACAAGGCCTGGCTCGTCGCCGGCGCCTTCCACGACTGGGAGCCCGTGGTGCCGGAGAGGGATCTGGCGAGGAGCCTCTCGGGCTACGTCGCATTCGAGAGGGATCCCAAGGCCGGGGTCCCCTCTCTGAGGATCCTCAGCTCGCGGTCCGCCATACCTGCCAGGAGAATCGCGGCGAGGGACTTCTTCTCGGCCCTGCGCCGGATGGACGAGGAGCTGGGCGTCGACGTCCTTCTCGTCCACTCCACCTTCTGGAACGGCCCAGAGGAGGCGGCTAGGTGGGCTAGGTGGAAGAGGGATCTGGCCTCTATAGGCGAGGAGGTCAGGCCCACGTCGTTCCTCTACATGCCCCACTACAGGCCACCGGAGCCGGGCCTCAGCCCCGTGGAGAGGACTCTGCGGATGGCTTGGAACGCCACGGCGCTTCCCCAAATCCTCCAAGCCGCCGGGCGGGTCCTCTGCGTCAGCCCTCCCGAGTGCGACGAACTGGCCTCCATGGGAGCCGGCGGGGAGAAGATAGTCCACTTCAAGGGGCTCCTAGACGACGACGTGGCGGGCGCCATAGATAGGGCCTCGCCGGACCTCGTAAGGGATAGGCTGAAGATCAGGGAGGACCTCGTCGTGTCCTATTTAGGCCCGCTGGAGCCCAGGAAAAACCCCCTGGCCGTTCTGCAGATAGCCAAGAGGCTTGCGGGGCGGGGCATAGCCTTCGTGATAGCCGGCGCGGGGGAGGAGGCGGAGAGGCTGAGGCGGGAGGCCAGAGGGCTCCCCAACGTGTATCTGGCGGGGCTCCTCTCGGAGGAGGAGAAGGCCTCCCTCGTGAGGGCCTCCCTCGCCAACGTGATCCTTTCGAGGTCTGAGGGGCTGGGCATAGCCCAGCTGGAGTTCATGTACGGCGGAGTGCCGGTGGTGACCAGCGCATCCTACGGCCAGAGGTGGCTCGTCAGGGACGGCGTCGACGGGGTGCACGTCAGCGGCCCCGACGACGTGGAGGGAGCCGCCAGGGCCATAGAGGCGCTGGCTAGGGACGACTCCTTGAGGGAGTCCTTGGGCAGAAACGCGAGGGAGAGGGCCAGGGAGTTCCTCATGTCTAGAGGCGTCGCCGAGCTTCTGGAGGCCGCGAGGCCTTAA
- the argH gene encoding argininosuccinate lyase yields MALYRRWIGGSSDVVAGYTSSIQDDAEIAREVVEVMKAHAAHLAEAGLVPRGDGEAVLAALGEVRVEDLLRPGYEDVHEALEDYLIKKVGPAGGWVGLGRSRNDHVAAAIRLRLLRHMDNLSREVKGLMCVAARRAAEYADCVMPSFTHFQPAQPITFGHYLLALYELLSDLLSALSAVRPIVDKSPLGSGPSGGTSAPLDRKRLAQLAGFGGVVENTLYASSSRFFASLAASVVASALAELSRFVDDLVAWSSPLLGYVEPPAEHVSTSSIMPHKRNPVTLEVLRARISEAVADASALLAVQEKIGYGYSLDLQEATRHLWRVFKTAEEGVAVLRSFLEGMRFNCDKAYQDAKRYPTTSSDAAERLALGGVPFREAYFKTAEAVKAGSADLPDPREAVRRPVLGSPDPERVRNSAKEKLSICQQ; encoded by the coding sequence ATGGCCCTCTACAGGAGATGGATCGGGGGCTCGAGCGACGTGGTGGCCGGGTACACCTCCAGCATCCAGGACGACGCCGAGATAGCGAGGGAGGTGGTGGAGGTCATGAAGGCCCATGCGGCCCATCTGGCCGAGGCGGGCCTCGTGCCGAGGGGCGACGGGGAAGCCGTGCTCGCGGCGTTGGGGGAGGTCCGCGTCGAGGATCTCCTGAGGCCGGGCTACGAGGACGTCCACGAGGCTCTCGAGGACTACCTCATCAAGAAGGTGGGGCCCGCCGGGGGCTGGGTCGGCCTCGGCAGGAGCAGGAACGACCACGTGGCGGCCGCCATAAGGCTGAGGCTCCTGCGCCACATGGACAATCTGTCCAGAGAGGTCAAGGGCCTTATGTGCGTCGCGGCGCGCCGCGCGGCGGAATACGCCGACTGCGTCATGCCTTCCTTCACCCACTTCCAGCCGGCCCAGCCCATAACCTTCGGCCACTACCTCCTCGCCCTCTACGAGCTTCTGTCCGACCTGCTCTCCGCCCTCTCGGCGGTTAGGCCCATCGTCGACAAGTCGCCTCTGGGCTCGGGGCCCTCCGGCGGCACTTCGGCCCCGCTGGACCGCAAGAGGCTGGCCCAGCTGGCGGGCTTCGGCGGCGTCGTCGAGAACACGCTGTACGCCTCGTCGAGCCGCTTCTTCGCAAGCCTCGCGGCGTCGGTCGTGGCCTCGGCCCTCGCCGAGCTCTCGAGGTTTGTGGACGATCTGGTGGCCTGGTCCAGCCCGTTGCTGGGCTACGTTGAGCCGCCCGCCGAGCACGTGTCAACCAGCAGCATAATGCCGCACAAGAGGAACCCCGTGACTCTCGAGGTCTTGAGAGCCCGTATATCCGAGGCCGTGGCGGACGCCTCGGCCCTCCTAGCCGTCCAGGAAAAGATAGGGTACGGCTACAGCCTCGACCTCCAGGAGGCGACGCGGCATCTCTGGCGCGTGTTCAAGACCGCCGAGGAGGGCGTCGCCGTGTTGAGGAGCTTCCTGGAGGGCATGAGGTTCAACTGCGACAAGGCCTACCAAGACGCCAAGAGGTACCCCACGACGTCGTCTGACGCCGCGGAGAGGCTGGCACTCGGCGGCGTCCCCTTCAGGGAGGCCTACTTCAAGACAGCCGAGGCTGTGAAGGCGGGCTCCGCCGACCTTCCAGACCCCCGCGAGGCCGTTAGGAGGCCCGTGCTGGGCTCTCCCGACCCCGAAAGGGTTAGGAACTCGGCTAAGGAGAAGCTCTCTATCTGTCAACAATAA
- the carA gene encoding glutamine-hydrolyzing carbamoyl-phosphate synthase small subunit, whose translation MYVKCRGGDVPGANHRAYLVLEDGTVLKGRAFGADKTAVGEVVFTTAVVGYPQSITDPSYKGQILVFTHPLIGNYGVSEDQYESEGPQAEAVVVHEATRPSHYKAVMSLDEWLKASGVPGIEGVDTRALVLKLREHGVMMGAVGQEPPDELLERVRKSPRYDEVNYALMVSPKEPEELGDGKICVGVVDCGVKRSILRELVKRGVKVLRVPCLRWELALKCDAVLFSPGPGNPNLLDRVAEGVKAAVEMRLPVMGICLGHQVVSKALGARLYKLKFGHRASNKPVRDLAFTGKTYITTHNHGYAVDPAGSGLRPWAVQPDDGTVEGLYHPDLPILTTQFHPEAGPGPRDTTWVFDKFLKMVGNGLR comes from the coding sequence ATATATGTCAAATGTCGTGGAGGCGATGTCCCAGGGGCGAACCATAGGGCCTACCTCGTCCTCGAAGACGGGACAGTACTAAAAGGCAGGGCGTTCGGCGCGGACAAGACGGCTGTCGGCGAGGTTGTCTTCACGACCGCCGTCGTCGGCTATCCGCAGTCCATCACGGACCCCAGCTACAAGGGGCAGATACTGGTCTTCACCCACCCACTCATCGGCAACTACGGCGTCTCGGAGGACCAGTACGAGTCGGAGGGGCCGCAGGCCGAGGCGGTAGTAGTCCACGAGGCGACGCGGCCGAGCCACTACAAAGCCGTGATGTCTCTCGACGAGTGGCTGAAGGCGTCCGGCGTGCCGGGGATAGAGGGGGTAGACACGAGGGCTCTCGTCCTCAAGCTTAGGGAACACGGCGTCATGATGGGGGCCGTCGGCCAGGAGCCCCCCGACGAGTTGCTGGAGAGGGTGAGGAAGTCGCCGAGGTACGACGAGGTGAACTACGCCTTGATGGTCTCGCCTAAGGAGCCCGAGGAGCTCGGCGACGGGAAGATCTGCGTGGGGGTCGTGGACTGCGGCGTCAAGAGGAGCATATTGAGGGAGCTAGTCAAGAGGGGGGTCAAGGTCTTGAGGGTGCCTTGTCTGAGGTGGGAGCTGGCGCTCAAGTGCGACGCCGTGCTCTTCAGCCCAGGCCCAGGCAACCCCAATCTGCTGGATAGGGTGGCCGAGGGAGTCAAGGCGGCGGTGGAGATGAGGCTCCCCGTAATGGGCATATGTCTGGGCCACCAGGTGGTGTCCAAGGCGCTCGGCGCGAGGCTGTACAAGCTGAAGTTCGGCCACCGCGCCTCCAACAAGCCGGTTAGAGACTTGGCCTTCACCGGCAAGACCTACATAACCACGCACAACCACGGATACGCGGTCGATCCGGCCGGGAGCGGGCTGAGGCCGTGGGCCGTACAGCCGGACGACGGCACAGTGGAGGGGCTCTACCACCCAGACCTGCCTATCTTGACGACCCAGTTCCACCCAGAGGCGGGGCCCGGCCCGAGAGACACGACGTGGGTATTCGACAAGTTTCTAAAAATGGTTGGAAACGGCCTCCGCTAG
- a CDS encoding RAD55 family ATPase, whose protein sequence is MDFLQDLLEGMTLIYGPPGSGKTSLAVRVASRAKGKVLWISTSETEEYFSALLKRLNAPEKKFDFKHFPRTFRENIAKYALDHVGEYDMLVVDPVNSLVPPDSDSASFVHSTFYQVSRHMPVIVISEMRHKRLQYVADHVVKIWYRVNSIGHIIRYAQLVKSRKRPPSPRYIFDIVEGVGLPWVVPVEKPEKIYVNQLALEDKERVVAFKGAVIGIYSSSESALAQRVQQFLDHENSYLIVISPFNIAKRLNVSPERMVSASTFTT, encoded by the coding sequence GTGGATTTCTTACAGGACCTCCTGGAGGGGATGACTCTCATATACGGACCGCCCGGGAGCGGGAAGACCTCACTCGCCGTCAGAGTGGCGTCTCGAGCCAAGGGAAAGGTCCTCTGGATATCCACCAGCGAGACCGAGGAGTACTTCTCGGCCCTCCTGAAGAGGCTCAACGCCCCCGAGAAGAAGTTCGACTTCAAGCACTTCCCCAGGACCTTCCGGGAGAACATAGCCAAATACGCCCTAGACCACGTAGGCGAGTACGACATGCTTGTCGTCGACCCCGTCAACAGCCTAGTTCCCCCCGACTCCGACTCGGCCAGCTTCGTCCACTCAACCTTCTACCAGGTCTCGCGCCACATGCCGGTCATAGTGATCTCGGAGATGCGCCACAAGCGCCTCCAGTACGTGGCCGACCACGTGGTCAAGATATGGTACAGAGTAAACTCCATAGGCCACATTATCAGATACGCGCAGTTGGTGAAGTCGAGGAAGAGGCCGCCGAGCCCTCGATATATCTTCGACATAGTCGAGGGCGTAGGCCTGCCATGGGTCGTGCCGGTAGAGAAGCCAGAGAAAATCTACGTGAACCAGCTAGCTCTGGAAGATAAAGAGCGGGTCGTTGCATTTAAAGGGGCCGTGATAGGAATCTACTCCTCTAGCGAGTCTGCGTTAGCGCAGAGGGTCCAGCAGTTTCTCGACCACGAGAACTCCTACCTCATCGTCATATCGCCGTTTAATATAGCGAAGAGGCTCAACGTCTCACCTGAGAGGATGGTGTCCGCGTCTACGTTTACGACCTGA